In a genomic window of Candidatus Tumulicola sp.:
- a CDS encoding NAD(P)/FAD-dependent oxidoreductase: protein MNQRYDAIIVGGGHNGLVTACYLARAKWKVLVLERRYIVGGACVSEEVWPGYKVSTAAYVNSLFRPEIIADLRLRDYGFEPIERNPASFSPFDDGRYLMLGTGSHRDVEEISKFSKRDAERYPQYEAMLERVASVVEPTLTQIPPNLLRPSIPALFEMGKMGRALQKLGPGMGEAIEVLTGAARPILDRWFESEEVKATIATDAIIGAFMAPSMPGTAYVLFHHVMGETNGKRGVWSYVKGGMGGLTQALAKAAKELGVDVRTEAEVAKILVKDGAVTGVAMRNGDEFSAKKVASGVDCHITFNKLVDAAELPPEFNDAVGRISYSSASCKINVALERLPSFTALPGHEAGPQHRGTVHLCPDQDFIERAYDEAKFGKMSAEPVVECTIPSSLDPTVAPPGKHVMSMFTQYAPYELADGPWTDAKRNEYADRCFAVVERYAPGFTESVIARQVLTPIDIEETFGLTGGSIFQGAMPLHQLFAFRPVPGFAGYNTPIKGLFMCGAATHPGGGVMGASGWNAARVMLRS from the coding sequence TTGAACCAACGTTACGACGCGATCATCGTCGGCGGCGGCCACAACGGCCTCGTCACGGCCTGTTATCTCGCGCGCGCCAAATGGAAAGTACTCGTGCTCGAGCGCCGCTACATCGTCGGCGGAGCCTGCGTTTCGGAAGAGGTCTGGCCCGGTTACAAAGTCTCGACGGCGGCGTACGTCAACAGTTTGTTCCGGCCCGAAATCATCGCCGATCTTCGCTTGCGCGACTACGGATTCGAGCCGATCGAACGCAACCCGGCGTCGTTTTCGCCATTCGACGATGGCCGCTATCTGATGCTCGGCACCGGCTCGCACCGCGACGTCGAAGAGATTTCGAAGTTTAGCAAGCGCGACGCCGAGCGCTATCCCCAATACGAAGCCATGCTGGAGCGCGTTGCGTCGGTCGTCGAACCAACGCTCACCCAGATTCCGCCCAACCTGCTGCGGCCGTCGATCCCGGCGCTATTCGAAATGGGCAAGATGGGGCGCGCGTTGCAAAAACTCGGTCCCGGCATGGGAGAAGCGATCGAGGTGCTTACGGGAGCCGCACGTCCGATTCTCGACCGCTGGTTCGAATCGGAAGAAGTCAAAGCCACCATCGCTACCGATGCGATCATCGGTGCGTTCATGGCGCCGTCGATGCCCGGCACCGCCTACGTGCTCTTCCATCACGTGATGGGCGAAACCAACGGTAAGCGTGGCGTTTGGAGCTACGTTAAGGGAGGGATGGGCGGCTTAACACAAGCGCTCGCAAAGGCCGCGAAGGAACTCGGGGTCGACGTTCGGACCGAAGCGGAAGTCGCGAAAATTCTGGTCAAAGACGGTGCCGTCACCGGGGTTGCGATGCGCAACGGCGATGAGTTTTCGGCCAAAAAAGTGGCCTCGGGCGTCGACTGTCACATCACGTTCAACAAGTTGGTCGACGCAGCGGAGCTGCCGCCCGAGTTCAACGACGCGGTCGGCCGCATTTCGTATAGCAGCGCGTCGTGTAAAATCAACGTCGCTCTCGAACGGCTCCCAAGTTTTACCGCGCTGCCCGGGCACGAAGCCGGCCCGCAACATCGCGGCACCGTGCATCTCTGTCCGGATCAGGACTTTATCGAACGCGCCTACGACGAAGCCAAGTTCGGAAAGATGTCGGCCGAGCCGGTGGTCGAGTGCACGATTCCGTCGTCGCTCGATCCGACGGTAGCGCCACCGGGTAAACATGTGATGTCGATGTTCACGCAGTACGCGCCATACGAATTGGCCGACGGCCCGTGGACCGACGCCAAACGCAACGAGTACGCCGACCGCTGTTTTGCCGTGGTCGAACGTTACGCGCCCGGGTTCACCGAGTCGGTCATCGCGCGACAGGTACTCACCCCCATCGATATCGAGGAAACGTTCGGACTGACGGGCGGCAGCATCTTCCAGGGCGCGATGCCGCTGCATCAGTTGTTCGCGTTCCGCCCGGTCCCGGGATTTGCCGGCTACAACACGCCGATCAAAGGGTTGTTCATGTGCGGTGCGGCGACGCACCCCGGAGGCGGCGTGATGGGCGCGTCCGGGTGGAACGCCGCGCGAGTTATGCTTCGGAGCTGA
- a CDS encoding alkaline phosphatase family protein — protein MAFAHHTRILSGIALLALAACANSNGIVSAPSAASEAKQQIATPNKKQTYETKYVQVVIFENESYDEVIGNSNAPYITGLSKTWANMTQSFAITHPSEPNYLALFSGSTQGVTTDQCPVTFTGKSLGSELLAAKISFRGYAESMPSKGFEGCQAVPDTLPSGYLYMRKHVPWTDFSNIPASDNLIYKKPFSKPPARFVWITPNMCNDMHDCPVATGDTWASNNLPKLIAWDEANDGVLILSFDENDGSPGNQIATILIGNVNPGQYSQTVNHYNVLRTIEDVFGVKPLNDAASADVIKDVIK, from the coding sequence ATGGCCTTCGCGCACCATACGCGGATCCTCAGCGGGATCGCGCTCTTGGCGCTTGCAGCCTGCGCCAATTCCAACGGAATCGTATCGGCCCCCTCGGCCGCTTCCGAAGCGAAACAACAGATCGCAACGCCGAATAAAAAGCAGACCTACGAAACCAAGTACGTCCAAGTCGTTATTTTTGAAAACGAATCCTACGACGAAGTCATCGGAAACTCGAACGCCCCGTATATCACGGGGTTATCGAAGACGTGGGCAAACATGACGCAGAGTTTTGCGATCACGCACCCGAGCGAACCCAACTATCTCGCCTTATTCAGCGGTTCGACGCAAGGCGTCACAACCGACCAGTGCCCCGTCACATTTACGGGCAAGAGCCTCGGCAGCGAATTACTCGCTGCAAAGATATCGTTCCGCGGATATGCCGAGTCGATGCCGTCCAAGGGCTTCGAAGGTTGCCAGGCCGTCCCCGACACGCTTCCGAGCGGATATCTGTACATGCGCAAGCACGTGCCGTGGACCGACTTCAGCAATATTCCGGCGTCGGATAACCTGATCTATAAGAAGCCGTTCTCCAAGCCGCCTGCACGGTTCGTTTGGATTACTCCGAACATGTGCAACGACATGCACGACTGTCCGGTCGCGACCGGCGATACGTGGGCGTCGAACAACCTGCCAAAGCTTATCGCATGGGATGAAGCTAACGACGGCGTCTTAATTCTGTCGTTCGACGAAAACGACGGGAGCCCGGGGAATCAGATCGCAACCATTTTGATCGGCAACGTCAATCCCGGACAGTACAGTCAGACGGTCAATCACTACAATGTTCTCCGAACGATCGAGGACGTATTCGGCGTCAAGCCGCTGAACGACGCCGCCTCCGCCGACGTCATTAAGGACGTCATAAAGTAG
- a CDS encoding adenosine kinase, with translation MPLDLDVVGIGNAIVDVMAPGDDAFLAHHGMSKGAMTLVDETRAAEIYAAMGTTVTASGGSAANTIAGIAALGGRTGFIGKLRDDELGAAFRHDITSAGTVFRTPPAKTGASTARCLIVVTPDSQRTMNTFLGASGDLAPDDVDRELVEAARVVYLEGYLYDAPSAQQAFHEAAGIAHDARRAVALTLSDPFCVQRHRAAFLDLIERHVDVLFANRIELLALFQTEHFEGALDRVRSATGVAAITSGAHGSTIVASDETIHIPAAPAHAVVDTTGAGDSYAAGFLYGMTRNASLFDCGRLGSVAASEIIGHFGARPLADLRALAATAMPDSTITF, from the coding sequence ATGCCATTGGATCTTGATGTTGTGGGAATCGGAAATGCCATCGTCGACGTGATGGCGCCCGGCGATGACGCGTTTTTGGCGCATCACGGAATGAGCAAGGGAGCGATGACGCTGGTCGACGAGACGCGTGCCGCCGAGATTTACGCCGCCATGGGTACCACCGTTACGGCATCTGGCGGCTCGGCCGCGAACACCATCGCCGGCATCGCAGCCCTCGGCGGCCGCACCGGTTTCATCGGAAAACTCCGAGACGACGAACTCGGTGCAGCCTTCCGGCACGATATCACGTCCGCCGGCACCGTGTTTCGGACGCCTCCGGCCAAAACGGGGGCTTCGACTGCACGCTGTTTGATCGTGGTCACGCCGGATTCCCAGCGGACGATGAACACGTTTCTGGGCGCGAGCGGCGACCTCGCACCCGACGACGTCGATCGCGAATTGGTCGAGGCGGCGCGCGTCGTCTACTTAGAAGGCTATTTGTACGACGCGCCGTCTGCGCAGCAAGCCTTTCACGAGGCGGCCGGCATCGCGCACGATGCTCGCCGGGCCGTCGCCTTGACGCTGTCGGATCCGTTTTGCGTGCAACGGCATCGCGCGGCATTTCTCGATTTGATCGAACGGCACGTCGACGTGCTCTTCGCCAATCGTATCGAACTGTTGGCGCTATTTCAAACCGAACATTTCGAAGGCGCGCTGGATCGCGTCCGCTCCGCAACCGGCGTGGCCGCGATTACGTCCGGTGCGCACGGATCGACGATCGTCGCCAGCGACGAAACGATCCATATTCCGGCCGCACCGGCGCACGCCGTGGTCGATACGACCGGCGCAGGCGATTCGTACGCTGCTGGATTTCTGTACGGCATGACGCGCAACGCCTCGTTGTTCGATTGCGGGCGGCTGGGGAGCGTTGCCGCTTCCGAAATTATCGGCCATTTCGGCGCCCGCCCGTTAGCCGATCTGCGCGCCTTGGCCGCGACGGCCATGCCGGACTCGACGATTACTTTTTAA
- a CDS encoding alkaline phosphatase family protein — MFLAQRTRILGVAALVAIAGCNNSNGIGATPSGSSANGAVVRTAAKPLAFTTQYVQVVMFENRTYDEIIGSPKAPYITGLSQQWANMTQSFAIRHPSEPNYVALFSGSTQDLASDWCPRTYRGVSLGSELLDAGISFKGLAESMPVDGYQGCQGTPYKHGFLYRRKHNPWIDFTRIPRKDNIIYRKPFTRPPAQFVYIVPNMCNDMHDCGIAIGDAWAARNLPKLIAWDTAHNGVLILTFDENDGSPGNQIPTILIGNVNPGQYSQTINHYDVLRSIEDVFGVKPINNANSATGIQGVIK; from the coding sequence ATGTTCCTCGCGCAACGGACGCGCATCCTCGGCGTGGCCGCCCTGGTCGCGATTGCCGGGTGTAACAACTCGAATGGAATCGGCGCGACGCCTTCTGGCTCGAGTGCGAATGGCGCGGTCGTACGAACCGCCGCAAAGCCGCTTGCATTCACGACGCAATACGTTCAGGTCGTGATGTTCGAGAACCGGACCTACGACGAAATAATCGGAAGTCCGAAAGCTCCGTACATCACCGGACTCTCGCAACAGTGGGCGAACATGACGCAAAGCTTCGCCATCCGACATCCAAGCGAACCGAACTACGTGGCGCTGTTCAGCGGTTCGACCCAAGATCTCGCGTCGGACTGGTGTCCACGAACATACCGTGGCGTCAGCCTCGGCAGCGAACTCCTCGACGCGGGGATCTCGTTCAAAGGATTAGCGGAATCGATGCCGGTGGATGGCTACCAGGGATGCCAAGGAACACCTTACAAGCACGGCTTCCTGTACCGGCGCAAGCACAATCCATGGATCGATTTCACCAGGATCCCCAGAAAAGATAACATCATCTATCGCAAGCCGTTCACCAGGCCCCCGGCTCAATTCGTCTATATCGTTCCCAATATGTGCAACGACATGCACGATTGCGGCATCGCGATCGGCGACGCATGGGCCGCGAGAAACCTCCCGAAGCTGATCGCATGGGACACCGCGCACAATGGCGTCTTGATCCTGACGTTCGATGAAAACGACGGCAGCCCGGGCAATCAGATTCCTACCATTCTGATCGGGAACGTGAATCCCGGACAGTACAGCCAAACCATCAATCACTACGACGTCCTGCGATCGATCGAGGACGTGTTCGGCGTTAAGCCGATCAATAACGCCAACTCGGCTACCGGTATCCAGGGCGTTATCAAGTAG
- a CDS encoding NAD(P)/FAD-dependent oxidoreductase, which produces MYADEYEYRCDVAIVGAGAAGLAAAEALARAGKTCVLLEARDRVGGRAYTQSGPSNGGAELGAEFVHGKSTELRSLLARFGVAVVDVTGSRIARRNGKSTDGDAAFERAQDLIASVDFDAPDESVESFLSRMNAGAATADAVRALVGGFDAADPVIASAHAIAREWSGEESLQIVSSRPIDGYQPFFTRFARTLDPHRVRILLESVVERVEWSSRGAGARVIGRRFGRPLIVRAETAIVTVPAGVLAQREPVQGALVFEPALPIWFAEALQAIAVGHVVKVVLRYARPFWEQAESASGVSFFSSDAMTFGSMWTLGPTRDPLLSAWAGGPAAERFSGLSRDEILALAVNDARDTFGEAAMSPLGAHYHDWAADPYARGAYSYLKVGAGNARELLASPLSPSLCFAGEAAASIEAAGTVSGAISSGVRAARIALGV; this is translated from the coding sequence ATGTACGCAGACGAATACGAATATCGGTGCGATGTTGCCATCGTTGGCGCCGGCGCCGCGGGTTTGGCTGCAGCCGAGGCCCTCGCACGCGCGGGAAAGACGTGCGTGCTGCTGGAGGCACGCGATCGTGTCGGCGGTCGCGCGTATACGCAGTCCGGCCCGTCGAATGGCGGCGCCGAACTCGGAGCCGAGTTCGTCCACGGTAAATCGACCGAGCTGCGATCGCTTTTGGCTCGCTTCGGCGTCGCCGTCGTCGATGTCACGGGAAGCCGGATCGCTCGCCGGAACGGCAAGTCGACCGATGGCGATGCTGCCTTCGAGCGCGCGCAAGATTTAATTGCGAGCGTCGACTTCGACGCACCCGACGAGAGCGTCGAATCGTTTCTGTCTAGGATGAATGCAGGTGCCGCAACGGCCGATGCCGTTCGCGCGCTCGTCGGCGGCTTCGACGCCGCGGATCCGGTGATCGCCAGCGCGCACGCAATCGCACGCGAGTGGAGTGGCGAAGAAAGTTTGCAAATCGTTTCGTCGCGCCCCATCGATGGTTATCAGCCGTTCTTTACGCGTTTTGCTCGCACGCTCGACCCGCATCGCGTACGAATTCTCTTGGAGAGTGTTGTCGAGCGCGTCGAATGGTCGTCGCGGGGAGCGGGCGCACGCGTCATCGGGCGCCGTTTCGGCCGGCCGTTGATCGTGCGCGCAGAAACCGCCATCGTCACGGTTCCGGCCGGCGTGCTGGCACAACGCGAACCTGTCCAAGGAGCGCTGGTCTTCGAGCCGGCGCTACCGATCTGGTTTGCAGAAGCGCTACAAGCCATTGCCGTAGGTCACGTGGTGAAAGTAGTGCTCCGTTACGCACGGCCGTTTTGGGAACAAGCCGAAAGCGCATCGGGGGTGTCATTTTTTTCCAGCGATGCAATGACGTTCGGGTCGATGTGGACGCTCGGGCCGACGCGAGATCCGCTCCTATCAGCGTGGGCGGGCGGACCCGCAGCCGAACGCTTCTCTGGGCTTTCACGCGACGAGATCCTCGCACTGGCCGTCAACGACGCCCGCGACACCTTCGGCGAGGCCGCGATGTCGCCACTGGGAGCTCACTATCACGACTGGGCAGCCGACCCGTACGCGCGCGGCGCGTACAGCTATCTCAAGGTCGGTGCCGGAAACGCTCGCGAGTTGTTGGCATCGCCGCTCTCGCCGAGTCTATGTTTTGCCGGCGAAGCGGCCGCTTCGATCGAAGCGGCAGGTACGGTCAGCGGCGCAATTTCATCGGGCGTACGCGCCGCGCGCATCGCACTCGGGGTCTGA
- a CDS encoding VIT1/CCC1 transporter family protein — MSEPQLPNPGWHQVQPRIPDTPQRRRLERQRGIREIVFGAQDGILTTLGIITGVGAADGQSFTVIMSGLLALFAGALSMGVGEYLGRKAEREVVIATIEMEKAEMAADPQSEFAEQVAYYKLKGFTPEEAVTIVSRLTQHPEIYLYEMVRDEFGIDPRVADDPGSRASIFMGASYAIGSLIPIVAFLLPVSTRWSIGLALGLAVLALFAVGAYAATLASRNPIRKGLELVAYGCAIFLLSYLVGRFVPPLFGHAPVAVG; from the coding sequence ATGTCCGAACCACAGTTGCCGAATCCCGGCTGGCATCAAGTCCAGCCGAGAATTCCCGACACGCCCCAGCGGCGGCGTTTGGAACGTCAGCGTGGCATTCGCGAAATCGTGTTCGGCGCCCAAGACGGAATCCTCACGACGTTGGGCATCATCACCGGCGTCGGCGCTGCTGACGGCCAGAGTTTTACCGTCATCATGAGCGGGTTGCTGGCGCTGTTTGCCGGCGCGCTGTCCATGGGTGTCGGTGAATACCTCGGCCGCAAGGCCGAACGAGAAGTCGTGATTGCAACGATCGAGATGGAAAAAGCAGAAATGGCGGCCGATCCGCAATCCGAGTTTGCGGAGCAGGTGGCGTACTATAAGCTCAAAGGATTCACGCCGGAAGAAGCGGTTACGATCGTCAGCCGCCTGACGCAACACCCCGAAATTTATCTATACGAAATGGTGCGCGACGAATTCGGGATCGATCCGCGTGTGGCCGACGATCCGGGCTCGCGCGCATCGATTTTCATGGGCGCGTCCTACGCGATCGGCTCGCTGATCCCGATCGTCGCATTTTTGTTGCCGGTGTCGACGCGCTGGTCGATCGGACTCGCACTCGGACTAGCCGTCCTGGCGTTGTTCGCGGTCGGAGCGTATGCCGCTACGCTCGCGTCACGCAACCCGATCCGCAAAGGCCTCGAATTGGTGGCATACGGTTGCGCGATCTTCTTGCTGTCATACCTGGTTGGGCGGTTCGTTCCGCCGCTGTTCGGGCACGCGCCGGTAGCTGTCGGATGA
- a CDS encoding lmo0937 family membrane protein — MEVIFMGGLLWTIITVLVVLWLIGFLVHIGGGLIHLLLVIAVILVVVNLLTGRGARL, encoded by the coding sequence ATGGAGGTTATATTCATGGGCGGTCTTTTGTGGACGATCATCACGGTACTCGTCGTGCTCTGGTTGATCGGATTTTTGGTCCATATTGGCGGCGGACTCATTCATCTGTTGTTGGTCATCGCCGTCATCTTAGTTGTCGTCAACTTGTTGACGGGACGCGGCGCTCGGCTGTAA
- a CDS encoding permease — MIWLGHALVAGLQQSWEFLWDSLFGLIFGFLISAIAQTALAPGTMERLMGWNARGMLSALGLGIIASSCSYGATAAVRGFYRQGADVRAIFAFLVSSTNMNVAIVILFWAMLGWKFAFAEFFGGLIIVTIVTLVFSLAFNSQRLAQLHEQYLAENPAEEPSGHDHCHGHDEVEETTGWGALRRASTWSAIAQTAWGDVNMLRNELIIGYLVAGFASALIPAGWLAAALHAVGGVPYLGYVLLLVTGLLIAVVTFVCSMGNVPIARYLMSAGIPLGANTTFIYGDLLIPPLIAIYRKSFPPQIAWTFVGSFIVAAMIAGATMELLIGNVFGAPAMGSMSAGNTFTIVANTVGIVAIVAVVVAARRGAPGVSSEA, encoded by the coding sequence ATGATCTGGCTCGGCCACGCGCTGGTGGCGGGCTTGCAGCAATCGTGGGAATTTTTGTGGGATAGCTTGTTCGGGCTGATCTTCGGTTTCTTGATTTCGGCGATCGCGCAAACCGCTTTGGCGCCGGGCACGATGGAACGGCTGATGGGTTGGAACGCGCGCGGCATGTTGTCGGCCCTGGGCCTGGGCATCATCGCGTCGTCGTGTTCGTACGGCGCGACGGCCGCGGTGCGCGGATTCTATCGTCAGGGTGCCGACGTTCGTGCGATCTTCGCATTCTTGGTGTCTTCGACCAACATGAACGTCGCGATCGTCATCCTCTTTTGGGCGATGCTGGGCTGGAAGTTCGCGTTCGCCGAGTTTTTTGGCGGCCTGATCATCGTGACGATCGTAACGCTGGTGTTTTCGCTAGCGTTCAACTCGCAGCGTTTGGCGCAACTGCACGAGCAATATCTGGCGGAAAATCCGGCAGAAGAGCCATCCGGCCACGATCATTGCCACGGACACGACGAGGTCGAGGAAACGACCGGTTGGGGCGCGTTGCGGCGTGCATCGACGTGGAGTGCGATCGCGCAAACGGCCTGGGGCGACGTGAATATGTTGCGCAACGAACTGATCATCGGGTATCTCGTGGCCGGCTTTGCGTCGGCGTTGATTCCTGCCGGCTGGCTGGCTGCCGCGCTCCATGCCGTGGGCGGCGTGCCGTATCTCGGGTACGTGTTGCTGCTCGTAACCGGGCTGCTCATCGCCGTCGTCACGTTCGTCTGTTCGATGGGCAACGTGCCGATCGCGCGTTATCTGATGAGCGCTGGGATACCGTTGGGCGCCAATACGACGTTCATCTACGGCGACTTGTTGATTCCGCCGCTGATTGCGATCTATCGCAAATCGTTCCCGCCACAGATCGCTTGGACGTTCGTCGGCTCGTTTATCGTTGCGGCCATGATCGCGGGCGCGACGATGGAACTGTTGATCGGCAACGTGTTCGGTGCTCCGGCCATGGGCTCGATGTCGGCCGGCAACACGTTCACCATCGTCGCCAACACGGTTGGGATCGTCGCCATCGTTGCGGTGGTCGTGGCCGCGCGGCGCGGTGCGCCAGGCGTCAGCTCCGAAGCATAA
- a CDS encoding metalloregulator ArsR/SmtB family transcription factor: protein MVNNRELDDVLTALADPTRRRIVERLARGERTVGQLSDGFTMTPPAISKHVKVLERCGLLRRRIEGREHHCRLSIRGLTMLSTWVTRQERYWNAALDRLVARAEEDA, encoded by the coding sequence ATGGTTAACAATCGTGAGCTGGACGATGTTCTCACAGCGCTAGCCGATCCGACCCGCAGGCGTATCGTCGAACGGCTGGCCCGCGGGGAACGAACGGTCGGCCAGCTATCCGATGGCTTTACGATGACGCCGCCGGCGATTTCCAAGCACGTCAAAGTGCTCGAACGCTGCGGCTTACTTCGCCGCCGCATCGAAGGTCGCGAACACCATTGCCGTCTGAGTATTCGAGGCTTAACTATGCTCTCAACGTGGGTGACCCGCCAAGAACGCTACTGGAATGCCGCCCTCGATCGACTTGTCGCACGCGCCGAAGAAGACGCGTAA
- a CDS encoding DUF6496 domain-containing protein gives MPRTATTRKKTPTRKKAAVRKTTTRKKATTTRKKTTRKKTTRKKATGRKKTTHKKAGARKKTRKYSPRSGSKVERAMDEMKHGKLTSGRSGKKVTSRKQAIAIGLSEARREGAKVPKKKGS, from the coding sequence ATGCCACGCACAGCGACAACGCGCAAAAAGACCCCAACCCGCAAGAAAGCCGCCGTCCGGAAAACGACGACCCGCAAGAAAGCGACGACGACCCGCAAGAAGACGACGCGGAAGAAAACCACTCGCAAGAAGGCGACGGGCCGCAAAAAGACCACCCACAAGAAAGCCGGCGCGCGCAAGAAGACGCGGAAGTATTCGCCTCGGTCCGGTAGCAAGGTCGAGCGTGCGATGGACGAGATGAAGCACGGGAAACTGACGTCGGGACGTTCCGGCAAGAAGGTGACGAGCCGGAAGCAAGCCATCGCGATCGGCTTGAGCGAGGCACGCCGCGAAGGCGCAAAGGTTCCGAAGAAAAAAGGCTCATAA
- a CDS encoding SRPBCC domain-containing protein, translating to MTDVSTQERTLVLRRTIAAPRERVYAMWTKPDLILTWMWPPECKIEKLEADVRDGGTYRIHMRQPNGEVWTVRGVYREVRAPERLAFTWAWEEDDPKDEIETLISIDLAEAGNATDLVFTQSGFATVESRDGHGEGWNAAIDRLVPAL from the coding sequence ATGACCGACGTTTCCACTCAGGAACGAACGCTGGTACTGCGGCGCACGATCGCCGCGCCGCGCGAGCGCGTCTACGCGATGTGGACGAAGCCCGATCTCATACTAACGTGGATGTGGCCGCCGGAGTGCAAGATCGAAAAACTCGAAGCCGACGTACGCGACGGCGGCACGTATCGCATCCATATGCGCCAGCCCAACGGCGAGGTATGGACGGTGCGCGGCGTTTATCGCGAAGTGCGCGCGCCGGAGCGACTTGCGTTCACGTGGGCGTGGGAAGAAGACGATCCGAAAGATGAGATCGAAACGCTGATTTCGATCGATCTCGCCGAAGCCGGCAACGCGACGGATCTGGTCTTCACGCAAAGCGGCTTTGCGACCGTCGAATCCAGAGATGGACACGGTGAAGGTTGGAACGCGGCGATCGACCGGCTCGTTCCGGCTCTGTAA
- a CDS encoding deoxyribodipyrimidine photo-lyase: MSRYERGIVWLRRDLRISDNRALFEAQRECDVVCPVFVIDPVLLRSRRMGAPLVQCFFSAVAALREDLRERGGDLAILEDEDGAGAIAKLARRIGAGAVFFNVDYEPHAIERDRRAERSFRDAGIDAYSFTDHVYYGADEVVRANGSPYQVFTAYRRHWMERFAAEPRPPVRSTPSKDRLLSRRAIGVAGDTPAPESYGFKSSSNFPEVSEAIARRRLAAFVRSGITEYENRRNFPAMSGTSQLSPQLRAGTIGIRTCVAAAVRAAKSAPDRQGAQTWLSEFIWRDFYQMILKHWPGVATGPFIAQAERIPWRRADGEFDAWCEGRTGYPIVDAAMHQLNTFGWMHNRLRMIVASFLTKDLLIDWRRGERYFERHLADADLAANNGGWQWSASTGTDAVPYFRLFNPVLQGKRFDPNGEFVRAMLPALKDVPDRYIHEPWSMPPIIANAAGVTIGKEYPEPIVDHAASRKRALDAFAVLKK, from the coding sequence ATGAGTCGCTACGAGCGCGGCATCGTATGGCTCCGACGGGACCTGCGCATCTCGGATAACCGCGCGTTGTTCGAGGCCCAACGAGAATGTGACGTGGTATGTCCGGTGTTCGTGATCGACCCGGTATTGCTGCGCAGCCGCAGGATGGGCGCTCCGCTCGTGCAGTGCTTTTTCTCCGCCGTTGCCGCGCTTCGCGAGGACCTGCGCGAACGCGGCGGCGATCTCGCAATCCTCGAAGATGAAGACGGGGCCGGGGCTATCGCGAAGCTGGCTCGCCGGATTGGCGCCGGCGCCGTGTTCTTCAACGTCGATTACGAGCCGCACGCGATCGAACGCGACCGTAGGGCCGAACGGTCGTTTCGGGATGCCGGTATCGACGCGTACTCATTTACCGATCACGTCTATTACGGTGCCGACGAAGTGGTGCGCGCCAACGGCAGTCCGTACCAAGTATTTACGGCGTATCGCCGGCATTGGATGGAGCGCTTCGCAGCCGAACCACGCCCGCCGGTTCGATCGACTCCGTCGAAGGACCGGCTTCTGAGCCGGCGTGCGATCGGCGTCGCCGGCGACACGCCGGCGCCCGAGTCCTACGGATTCAAGTCTTCATCCAACTTCCCGGAAGTGTCGGAAGCGATCGCGCGCCGGCGGCTGGCCGCATTCGTTCGTTCCGGCATCACCGAGTACGAGAATCGACGAAACTTCCCGGCGATGTCCGGAACGTCGCAACTTTCGCCACAGTTGCGCGCCGGAACGATCGGTATTCGAACCTGCGTGGCGGCCGCCGTTCGCGCTGCAAAATCCGCGCCGGACCGGCAGGGCGCGCAAACTTGGCTCTCGGAATTCATTTGGCGCGACTTTTACCAAATGATTCTCAAGCATTGGCCGGGCGTCGCTACGGGCCCGTTTATCGCGCAGGCGGAACGCATTCCATGGCGTCGAGCCGACGGCGAGTTCGACGCGTGGTGTGAGGGTCGCACCGGCTATCCGATCGTCGACGCGGCGATGCACCAGCTCAATACGTTCGGATGGATGCACAACCGCTTGCGAATGATCGTCGCATCGTTTCTTACCAAAGATCTCTTGATCGACTGGCGGCGCGGCGAACGCTACTTCGAGCGCCATTTGGCCGATGCCGATCTCGCCGCGAACAACGGGGGTTGGCAGTGGTCGGCATCGACCGGTACCGACGCCGTACCGTATTTCCGCCTATTCAATCCGGTGTTGCAAGGCAAACGCTTCGACCCGAACGGCGAATTCGTACGCGCGATGTTACCGGCTCTGAAGGATGTGCCCGACCGCTATATCCACGAACCGTGGTCGATGCCGCCCATCATCGCGAACGCCGCAGGCGTTACCATCGGAAAAGAGTATCCCGAACCGATCGTCGATCATGCCGCGTCGCGCAAGCGCGCGTTGGATGCGTTTGCGGTGCTTAAAAAGTAA